In Vibrio coralliilyticus, the following are encoded in one genomic region:
- the nagB gene encoding glucosamine-6-phosphate deaminase, whose product MRLIPLNKAAQVGKWAAAHIAKRINNFQPTAERPFVLGLPTGGTPLATYKALIELYQAGEVSFKHVVTFNMDEYIGIPADHPESYRSFMYNNFFNHIDIQEENINLLDGNAVDHEAECQRYEDKIKSYGRINLFMGGVGNDGHIAFNEPASSLSSRTRIKTLTEDTRIANSRFFDGDISQVPKYALTIGVGTLLDSEEIMILVTGHNKALALEAAVEGSVNHLWTVSALQLHPKSVIVCDAPSTQELKVKTVKYFTELEAENIKGF is encoded by the coding sequence ATGAGACTAATCCCGTTAAACAAAGCAGCGCAGGTCGGTAAATGGGCTGCAGCACATATCGCTAAACGCATTAATAACTTCCAACCAACGGCTGAACGTCCTTTTGTATTAGGTTTGCCAACAGGTGGGACTCCTCTAGCCACTTATAAAGCGCTGATAGAGCTTTATCAGGCAGGTGAAGTCAGCTTTAAACACGTAGTGACATTTAATATGGATGAGTACATTGGCATTCCAGCCGACCACCCCGAGTCATACCGCTCTTTCATGTATAACAACTTTTTCAACCACATCGATATTCAGGAAGAGAACATCAACTTGTTAGATGGCAATGCGGTGGATCACGAAGCCGAGTGCCAGCGTTACGAAGACAAAATTAAATCATACGGCCGCATTAACTTGTTTATGGGCGGTGTAGGTAATGATGGGCACATTGCATTCAACGAACCCGCCTCTTCTTTATCTTCTCGTACGCGTATCAAAACCCTGACCGAAGACACTCGTATCGCCAACTCACGCTTCTTTGATGGTGACATCAGTCAAGTACCTAAGTATGCACTCACTATCGGCGTAGGTACATTGCTTGATTCTGAAGAAATAATGATTCTGGTCACTGGTCATAATAAAGCTCTTGCACTTGAAGCGGCTGTTGAAGGGAGTGTGAACCATTTGTGGACAGTATCTGCGCTTCAGCTTCATCCTAAATCTGTCATCGTATGTGATGCACCTTCCACTCAAGAGTTGAAAGTTAAGACAGTCAAGTATTTTACTGAACTGGAAGCAGAGAACATCAAAGGCTTCTAG
- a CDS encoding tetratricopeptide repeat protein, protein MNVIGIAIGATGLLLLCLFMWMLALQLRKKRLEQERKEREVAYRKAMEKNRKQEQEERVYKAENGHVPTILFLAKEAERSRPKEALYWYNKAARLDNVNGMYGVVRISNKMNQDLVLREEAKFWQTCIPAMEGSIPHKFEMALALFYGRGTEQNIGKAIQVMKQAAEQNYLDALIFLGDWFASPHNPEPNPRLSTEYYQQAASQRSNEGRMKLGLNYIRGIGVTANFSRGCYWLERAAEKGYTDAMYSAGEAWMDQRPNGNSIAYIWLFLAGQLGHEQARILRDQVALSIGVDTVVGLQSLSKPILKKIRDNKVSKHAVIKALNKLYKRNIPLQEQDVLGEEEIELDLVSEVPPIVEESVEAVPSESEVKEKLDFSQSNIDKA, encoded by the coding sequence ATGAATGTTATAGGGATCGCCATTGGCGCGACTGGTTTACTGCTGCTTTGTTTGTTCATGTGGATGCTTGCATTGCAGCTTCGTAAGAAGCGACTGGAACAAGAGCGTAAAGAGCGTGAAGTTGCTTACCGGAAAGCAATGGAAAAAAATCGCAAGCAAGAGCAGGAAGAGCGAGTTTATAAAGCTGAAAATGGCCATGTTCCGACCATCCTTTTTTTGGCTAAAGAGGCAGAACGTTCAAGGCCTAAAGAAGCTCTGTATTGGTACAACAAAGCGGCAAGACTGGATAATGTCAATGGTATGTACGGTGTTGTACGTATCAGTAATAAAATGAATCAGGACCTAGTTTTGAGAGAAGAAGCCAAATTTTGGCAGACCTGTATTCCTGCAATGGAAGGCAGCATTCCTCATAAATTCGAAATGGCATTGGCCTTATTTTATGGTCGAGGTACTGAGCAAAATATTGGCAAAGCAATTCAAGTCATGAAGCAGGCGGCGGAACAAAACTACCTTGATGCACTGATATTCTTGGGTGACTGGTTTGCATCGCCTCACAACCCTGAGCCTAACCCACGCTTGTCTACGGAGTATTACCAGCAAGCGGCATCTCAGAGAAGTAATGAGGGTCGTATGAAGCTTGGGCTTAATTACATCCGTGGAATTGGCGTGACTGCGAATTTTTCACGAGGCTGTTATTGGTTAGAGCGAGCAGCTGAGAAAGGGTATACCGATGCAATGTATAGCGCAGGCGAAGCTTGGATGGATCAACGGCCTAATGGCAATTCCATTGCGTATATATGGCTATTTCTAGCGGGGCAACTAGGGCATGAGCAGGCTCGCATATTGCGAGATCAGGTTGCACTTAGTATTGGAGTCGATACCGTTGTTGGCCTGCAGTCATTGTCGAAACCGATTTTGAAAAAAATTCGCGATAACAAGGTAAGTAAGCATGCGGTTATCAAGGCGCTCAATAAGTTATACAAGCGTAATATCCCGCTTCAAGAACAGGATGTGTTAGGTGAGGAGGAGATCGAGTTAGATTTAGTGAGTGAAGTGCCGCCTATTGTAGAAGAATCGGTTGAAGCCGTACCCAGCGAATCGGAAGTGAAAGAAAAGTTGGATTTCTCGCAATCCAATATCGATAAAGCCTAA
- a CDS encoding acyl-CoA synthetase has protein sequence MNLIVNINRHVREYGFEMATRQAWRCGVKANLVQRIIGVAKGQVVCVIEGVRAELSTPMNNPLHHEEIQGRYIFVGGIVWQPNDILAPAFPEFMFMHLRNISNKHKYMTDEQLQVNLA, from the coding sequence ATGAACTTAATCGTCAATATTAATCGGCATGTTAGAGAATATGGGTTTGAAATGGCCACAAGGCAAGCATGGCGCTGTGGTGTGAAAGCCAACCTAGTCCAACGTATTATTGGGGTTGCTAAGGGGCAGGTTGTCTGTGTCATTGAAGGGGTGAGAGCTGAATTGTCAACGCCTATGAACAACCCTCTCCACCATGAGGAAATACAAGGACGCTATATTTTTGTAGGAGGTATTGTCTGGCAACCAAACGATATCCTTGCCCCAGCTTTCCCCGAATTCATGTTCATGCATTTAAGAAATATCAGTAATAAACATAAATACATGACAGATGAACAACTGCAGGTAAATTTAGCGTAG